A genomic region of Methylobacterium durans contains the following coding sequences:
- a CDS encoding PH domain-containing protein has translation MGLLDGLLGHGSDLSADELRDQMAGVLAEGESVRVAFKVIRDLFVFTDRRLVFVDRQGLTGRKVEYLTVPYRAITAFSIETAGSFDLDSELKIWVSGRPDPIQRTLKRGANILGIQQAIAASLK, from the coding sequence ATGGGCTTACTCGACGGGCTTCTGGGCCACGGCAGCGATCTCAGCGCGGACGAGTTACGGGACCAGATGGCAGGAGTGCTCGCGGAGGGCGAGAGCGTGCGCGTCGCCTTCAAGGTTATCCGCGATCTCTTCGTCTTCACGGACCGCCGGCTCGTCTTCGTCGACCGCCAGGGGCTGACCGGCCGCAAGGTCGAGTACCTGACCGTGCCCTACCGGGCGATCACCGCGTTCTCGATCGAGACGGCGGGGAGCTTCGATCTCGATTCGGAATTGAAGATCTGGGTCTCGGGCCGGCCCGATCCAATCCAGCGCACGCTGAAGCGGGGCGCCAACATCCTC
- a CDS encoding pyridoxine 5'-phosphate synthase, which translates to MSVSRLRLGVNIDHVATVRNARGGAYPDPVRAARLAVEAGADGITAHLREDRRHIRDADMDALKEILTVPLNYEMAATDEMIGIALRIRPHAACLVPEKREERTTEGGLDIIGAREHLKPRVKALSEAGIRVSLFVEPDERVMEAARVLGAPVVELHTGSYCEAVIAGETERVAHELSRIARAAEYGAAIGLEIHAGHGLTVDSVGPIARLPQLAELNIGHAIIAEAIFVGLPQAVRDMRAAMDRARQKGPEVAA; encoded by the coding sequence GTGTCCGTCTCCCGCCTCCGTCTCGGCGTCAACATCGATCACGTCGCCACCGTGCGGAACGCGCGCGGCGGCGCCTATCCGGACCCGGTGCGCGCGGCGCGCCTCGCCGTGGAGGCGGGCGCCGACGGCATCACGGCGCACCTGCGCGAGGATCGCCGCCACATCCGCGACGCGGACATGGACGCCCTCAAGGAGATCCTGACGGTGCCGCTCAATTACGAGATGGCGGCCACCGACGAGATGATCGGGATCGCGCTGCGCATCCGCCCGCACGCGGCCTGCCTCGTGCCGGAGAAGCGCGAGGAGCGCACCACCGAGGGTGGCCTCGACATCATCGGAGCCCGCGAGCACCTGAAGCCGCGCGTGAAGGCCCTGTCGGAGGCCGGCATCCGCGTCTCCCTGTTCGTCGAGCCCGACGAGCGGGTGATGGAGGCGGCCCGCGTCCTCGGCGCGCCGGTCGTCGAACTCCACACCGGCAGCTATTGCGAGGCGGTGATCGCGGGCGAGACGGAGCGCGTCGCGCACGAATTGTCGCGGATCGCGCGCGCCGCCGAGTACGGTGCTGCGATCGGCCTCGAGATCCATGCCGGGCACGGGCTGACCGTCGACAGCGTCGGGCCGATCGCGCGGCTGCCCCAGCTCGCCGAGCTCAACATCGGCCACGCCATCATCGCGGAGGCCATCTTCGTCGGGCTTCCTCAGGCGGTGCGCGACATGCGTGCGGCGATGGATCGGGCGCGGCAGAAGGGGCCGGAGGTCGCGGCGTGA
- the acpS gene encoding holo-ACP synthase, whose protein sequence is MILGIGSDLCDIRRIERSLERFGDRFTHRVFTEGERAKSDARAARAPSYARRFAAKEACAKALGTGLSLGVFWRDMEVVNLPGGRPTLRLSGGALARLSEMTPPGHEARVHVSLTDDPPLAQAFVVIEAVPCGTFRD, encoded by the coding sequence GTGATCCTCGGCATCGGCTCGGACCTCTGCGACATCCGCCGCATCGAGAGGTCTCTGGAGCGCTTCGGCGACCGCTTCACGCACCGCGTCTTCACCGAGGGCGAACGCGCCAAGAGCGATGCGCGCGCGGCCCGCGCCCCATCCTACGCGCGACGCTTCGCGGCCAAGGAGGCCTGCGCCAAGGCACTCGGCACGGGCTTGAGCCTCGGCGTGTTCTGGCGGGACATGGAGGTCGTGAACCTGCCGGGTGGCCGCCCGACCCTGCGCCTCAGCGGCGGCGCGCTCGCGCGGCTGTCGGAGATGACGCCGCCCGGCCACGAGGCGCGAGTGCATGTCAGTCTCACCGACGATCCGCCGCTCGCGCAGGCCTTCGTGGTCATCGAGGCGGTGCCGTGCGGCACCTTCCGGGATTAG
- the lepB gene encoding signal peptidase I translates to MERARVDHETKHEIRAAETGSTGTWASIRETLKVGIQALLIALVVRTLLFQPFNIPSGSLVPTLLIGDYLFVSKYSYGYSKYSLPLSEFIPVKSEGRVWAAEPKRGDIAVFKLPKDNATDYIKRVIGLPGDKIQVIDGVLNINGKPVKRERIADYETIDPYGQATKVPQYMETLPNGVVHRVIERDGDNGFWDKTELYTVPPGHFFMMGDNRDNSTDSRDLANVGYVPFENFVGRAEMIFFSIDEGTPAWQVWNWPAKVRWNRIFNTIH, encoded by the coding sequence ATGGAACGCGCACGCGTGGATCACGAGACGAAGCACGAGATTCGGGCGGCCGAGACCGGTTCGACTGGAACCTGGGCCAGCATCCGCGAGACCCTGAAGGTCGGCATCCAGGCGCTGCTCATCGCCCTCGTGGTGCGCACGCTGCTGTTCCAGCCCTTCAACATTCCCTCGGGATCGCTGGTGCCAACCCTCCTGATCGGCGACTACCTGTTCGTGTCCAAGTATTCCTACGGCTACTCGAAGTACTCGCTGCCCTTGAGTGAGTTCATTCCGGTCAAGTCGGAAGGTCGCGTCTGGGCGGCCGAGCCGAAGCGCGGTGACATCGCCGTCTTCAAGCTGCCGAAGGACAACGCCACGGACTACATCAAGCGCGTGATCGGCCTTCCGGGCGACAAGATCCAGGTCATCGACGGCGTGCTCAACATCAACGGCAAGCCGGTCAAGCGGGAGCGCATCGCCGATTACGAGACGATCGATCCCTACGGCCAGGCGACCAAGGTTCCGCAATACATGGAGACGCTGCCGAACGGCGTCGTCCACCGGGTCATCGAGCGCGACGGCGACAACGGCTTCTGGGACAAGACCGAGCTCTACACGGTGCCGCCCGGCCACTTCTTCATGATGGGCGACAACCGCGACAACTCGACCGATTCGCGCGATCTCGCCAATGTCGGCTACGTGCCCTTCGAGAACTTCGTCGGCCGCGCCGAGATGATCTTCTTCTCGATCGACGAGGGCACGCCGGCCTGGCAGGTCTGGAACTGGCCCGCCAAGGTCCGTTGGAACCGCATCTTCAACACCATTCACTGA
- the rnc gene encoding ribonuclease III yields the protein MNDAARPSSRARRAHKPKPPLSALEDRLGHTFADPNLLSLALTHVSKATGRAGSYQRLEFLGDRVLGLAVAELLYQNFPEADEGDLSRRLAGLVRRETCATVAAAWDVGPHLVLGPGEVMGGGRRNQTILADVCEAILGAVYLDAGFGRAKDLVATAFRPGEKTDAPRGRDAKSALQEWAMGRGLAVPVYEVVERSGPDHAPRFRIAARVVGVEPGYGEGTSKRLAEQEAARSVLAREGIGEAAAETNATETG from the coding sequence TTGAACGACGCCGCGCGTCCCTCCAGCCGCGCGCGGCGCGCGCACAAGCCGAAGCCGCCCCTCAGCGCGCTGGAGGATCGCCTCGGCCACACCTTCGCCGACCCGAATCTCCTGAGCCTCGCGCTCACCCATGTCAGCAAGGCGACCGGGCGTGCAGGCAGCTATCAGCGCCTCGAGTTCCTGGGCGACCGGGTGCTCGGCCTCGCCGTCGCGGAGCTGCTCTATCAGAACTTTCCCGAGGCCGACGAGGGCGACCTCTCGCGACGCCTCGCGGGGCTGGTGCGCCGGGAGACCTGCGCCACCGTCGCGGCCGCCTGGGATGTCGGCCCGCACCTCGTCCTCGGTCCGGGTGAGGTGATGGGCGGCGGGCGCCGGAACCAGACGATCCTCGCCGATGTCTGCGAGGCGATCCTCGGAGCCGTCTACCTCGATGCCGGGTTCGGTCGTGCGAAGGATCTCGTCGCGACGGCCTTTCGCCCTGGCGAGAAGACGGATGCGCCGCGCGGGCGCGACGCCAAGTCGGCCCTGCAGGAATGGGCGATGGGCCGCGGCCTCGCCGTCCCCGTCTACGAGGTGGTGGAACGTTCCGGGCCCGACCACGCCCCGCGTTTCCGCATCGCCGCCCGCGTCGTGGGCGTCGAGCCGGGCTACGGCGAGGGCACGTCCAAACGTCTCGCCGAGCAGGAGGCGGCCCGAAGCGTCCTCGCCCGCGAGGGCATCGGGGAGGCTGCCGCCGAAACCAACGCGACCGAGACCGGTTGA
- the era gene encoding GTPase Era has translation MARAPQDDTPEDDTPEQGQDGPHIPPLPAMPADARAGFVALIGVPNAGKSTLLNSLVGTKVSIVSRKVQTTRALVRGIAIEGSAQIVLVDTPGIFAPKRRLDRAMVHSAWSGAADADAICLLVDARKGVDEEVEAILARLPEVRRPRILILNKIDLIPREKLLDLAAGLNGRMSFAETFMISALNGDGVADLKRSLAAMMPPGPWLYPEDQVSDAPIRMLAAEITREKIYDRLHEELPYRSTVETDQWQVRADGSVRIEQTIFVERESQRSIVLGKGGQTIKAIGQAARLEIAEVAEAKVHLFLHVKVRENWADDPARYREMGLEFPKA, from the coding sequence ATGGCCCGAGCGCCGCAGGACGACACCCCTGAAGACGACACGCCCGAACAGGGACAGGACGGCCCGCACATCCCGCCGCTGCCCGCGATGCCGGCCGACGCGCGGGCGGGCTTCGTCGCGCTGATCGGCGTGCCGAACGCCGGCAAGTCGACGCTGCTCAACAGCCTCGTCGGCACCAAGGTGTCGATCGTCTCGCGCAAGGTCCAGACGACGCGCGCCCTCGTGCGCGGCATCGCCATCGAGGGCAGCGCGCAGATCGTGCTCGTCGACACGCCCGGGATCTTCGCGCCGAAGCGCCGTCTCGACCGGGCGATGGTGCATTCGGCCTGGAGCGGTGCGGCCGACGCCGACGCGATCTGCCTGCTCGTCGATGCCCGCAAGGGCGTGGACGAGGAGGTCGAGGCGATCCTCGCCCGGCTACCCGAGGTGCGGCGCCCGCGCATCCTCATCCTGAACAAGATCGACCTGATCCCGCGCGAGAAGCTCCTCGACCTCGCGGCGGGCCTCAACGGACGGATGTCGTTCGCCGAAACCTTCATGATCTCGGCGCTCAACGGCGACGGTGTCGCCGACCTGAAGCGGAGCCTCGCCGCGATGATGCCGCCCGGCCCCTGGCTCTACCCGGAGGATCAGGTCTCGGACGCGCCGATCCGCATGCTGGCCGCCGAGATCACACGCGAGAAGATCTACGACCGGCTCCACGAGGAACTGCCCTACCGCTCGACCGTCGAGACCGACCAGTGGCAGGTGCGCGCGGACGGCTCGGTGCGCATCGAGCAGACGATCTTCGTGGAGCGGGAGAGCCAGCGCTCCATCGTGCTCGGCAAGGGCGGCCAGACCATCAAGGCGATCGGTCAGGCGGCCCGCCTGGAGATCGCCGAAGTGGCCGAGGCGAAGGTCCACCTGTTCCTTCACGTCAAGGTTCGCGAGAACTGGGCGGACGACCCGGCCCGGTACCGCGAGATGGGGCTCGAATTCCCCAAGGCCTGA